One stretch of Macrotis lagotis isolate mMagLag1 chromosome 7, bilby.v1.9.chrom.fasta, whole genome shotgun sequence DNA includes these proteins:
- the RHNO1 gene encoding RAD9, HUS1, RAD1-interacting nuclear orphan protein 1: MPPRKKRPPQSRKSQLAFRERPWEGPKHPCGSPPPPAAPPRLVPSKPVDRRTVASWVSPQFENTGSWLPVNQKQHHVPYSLQNLARGLSRKATKNRFPPLSFESSVSSSSEATLDDLPVIEHSSKCSKDTARRSLIPIFGPESCGELPFQDLQNSGYMFIPPDIQTPEKSPMRDSGHTLTDPRQQMKRSCPLLMDPPESPNSGPILVADTPEEKYGLKVTWRRRNQLLTYLRKKGKLSTSQFLVKT, encoded by the exons ATGCCTCCCAGGAAGAAACGCCCACCCCAGTCCCGGAAATCGCAGCTGGCCTTCCGAGAGCGGCCCTGGGAGGGCCCCAAGCACCCCTGCGGGTCGCCCCCGCCGCCCGCGGCGCCCCCGAGGCTCGTGCCCTCCAAACCCGTAGACCGCCGGACCGTCGCTTCCTGG gtgTCTCCTCAGTTTGAGAATACAGGGAGCTGGTTGCCAGTTAACCAGAAACAACATCACGTGCCTTACAGTCTTCAGAATCTGGCAAGAGGCTTAAGTCGAAAAGCAACCAAGAATAGATTTCCACCTCTGTCTTTTGAGAGTTCAGTGTCTTCTTCCAGTGAAGCTACTTTGGACGATCTCCCAGTTATAGAGCATTCTTCGAAGTGTTCAAAGGACACTGCCAGAAGGTCCTTGATCCCTATATTCGGGCCTGAAAGCTGTGGGGAATTGCCCTTTCAAGATCTTCAAAATTCAGGTTACATGTTTATTCCACCTGATATCCAGACCCCAGAAAAGTCCCCCATGAGGGACAGTGGGCATACTCTCACAGACCCTAGACAGCAAATGAAAAGGAGCTGCCCCCTCCTAATGGATCCTCCTGAGAGCCCGAACTCTGGACCTATTTTGGTTGCAGACACACCAGAGGAGAAATATGGGCTGAAGGTAACTTGGAGACGACGAAATCAACTTCTTACTTACctcaggaaaaagggaaaattgagCACGAGCCAGTTTCTTGTAAAGACATGA
- the FOXM1 gene encoding forkhead box protein M1 isoform X4: protein MMKTSPHRPLILKRRKLPLPIRDATGEGAKEEPKGTPAQKETGQMQPSKEVAEPDLQKFPTGIKIINHPTMPNTQVVAVPTNTDIQSIIAALTAKGKESGSSGPNKFILISSGRAPTNPPGSQPPNQGDEVAKRAEVVTESMGPKPTTRDVTLPRSLGAHSSRGWELEGCAGSEAAGCLLDDSLTNIHWLGKMSSDGLGSCSIKQEIEEKENRHLEQSQVKVEEPPVASTSWQDSVSERPPYSYMAMIQFAINSTEQKCMTLKDIYTWIEDHFPYFKHIAKPGWKVSIMSL from the exons atgatgaaaactaGCCCCCATCGGCCCCTGATTCTCAAGAGACGGAAACTCCCCCTTCCTATCCGTGATGCCACAGGTGAAGGAGCAAAGGAGGAACCCAAAGGGACTCCTGCTCAGAAGGAGACTGGCCAAATGCAGCCATCCAAGGAGGTGGCAGAACCTGATCTTCAGAAGTTTCCAACAGGTATTAAGATCATCAACCATCCCACCATGCCAAACACCCAAGTGGTAGCAGTTCCCACCAACACAGATATACAAAGCATCATTGCAGCTCTAACCGCCAAAGGGAAAGAGAGTGGTAGCAGTGGGCCCAACAAATTCATCCTTATCAGCAGTGGACGGGCCCCTACCAATCCTCCAGGATCTCAACCTCCAAATCAAGGAGATGAAGTAGCCAAGAGAGCTGAAGTGGTTACTGAAAGCATGGGACCAAAACCTACGACTAGAGATGTGACCCTACCCAGATCCCTAGGAGCCCATTCCAGCCGGGGATGGGAGCTGGAGGGCTGTG CTGGAAGTGAGGCAGCAGGATGCCTTCTGGATGATAGTCTGACCAATATTCACTGGTTAGGAAAGATGAGTTCTGATGGATTGGGTTCCTGCAGCATCAAGCAAGagatagaggagaaagagaatcgTCATCTGGAGCAAAGTCAAGTCAAG GTGGAAGAACCCCCGGTTGCATCAACTTCCTGGCAGGATTCTGTATCGGAAAGACCACCTTATTCCTACATGGCCATGATCCAGTTTGCCATAAATAGCACTGAGCAGAAATGCATGACCTTGAAAGACATCTATACCTGGATTGAGGATCACTTTCCCTATTTTAAACACATCGCCAAACCGGGCTGGAAGGTCTCTATAATGTCTCTATAA
- the FOXM1 gene encoding forkhead box protein M1 isoform X3, which translates to MMKTSPHRPLILKRRKLPLPIRDATGEGAKEEPKGTPAQKETGQMQPSKEVAEPDLQKFPTGIKIINHPTMPNTQVVAVPTNTDIQSIIAALTAKGKESGSSGPNKFILISSGRAPTNPPGSQPPNQGDEVAKRAEVVTESMGPKPTTRDVTLPRSLGAHSSRGWELEGCAGSEAAGCLLDDSLTNIHWLGKMSSDGLGSCSIKQEIEEKENRHLEQSQVKVEEPPVASTSWQDSVSERPPYSYMAMIQFAINSTEQKCMTLKDIYTWIEDHFPYFKHIAKPGWKNSIRHNLSLHDMFVRKTSANGKVSFWTIHPDANRYLTLDQVFKQQKRPIPDLHRNLGIKAELPLSARRKMKPLLPRVNSYLVPIQFPVNQSLVLQPSVKVPLPLAASLMSSELVRHSKRVRIAPKVLLAEEGLSPFSSSGSLKEEQTLPGEGLSPLFRAQSIKEEDLQPMEELSQFARPIKVESPPLEEWPSPFPVVKEEVPHPWQDPSLLPASRPKKTFTGLKSPPRGVSDMLIIKRRERREMSRSRRKQHLIPPCLEEPELLFPEIPGPSRQNTDFPFLPEASEPISQLSHSQDGGPFKTPVKEMLCKLPISSTPSKAVLPMTPDPWRLTPPNKEAELDFSPVRTPQGSFTLLPDSMGLLDLSTIPLKNVPLFESPHELLNPESLDLVSDPFNSSPTPDPEAPKPGSPEVHVSSLSANRSLTEGLVLDTMNDSLSKILLDISFPGLEEDPLGPDNISWSQFIPELW; encoded by the exons atgatgaaaactaGCCCCCATCGGCCCCTGATTCTCAAGAGACGGAAACTCCCCCTTCCTATCCGTGATGCCACAGGTGAAGGAGCAAAGGAGGAACCCAAAGGGACTCCTGCTCAGAAGGAGACTGGCCAAATGCAGCCATCCAAGGAGGTGGCAGAACCTGATCTTCAGAAGTTTCCAACAGGTATTAAGATCATCAACCATCCCACCATGCCAAACACCCAAGTGGTAGCAGTTCCCACCAACACAGATATACAAAGCATCATTGCAGCTCTAACCGCCAAAGGGAAAGAGAGTGGTAGCAGTGGGCCCAACAAATTCATCCTTATCAGCAGTGGACGGGCCCCTACCAATCCTCCAGGATCTCAACCTCCAAATCAAGGAGATGAAGTAGCCAAGAGAGCTGAAGTGGTTACTGAAAGCATGGGACCAAAACCTACGACTAGAGATGTGACCCTACCCAGATCCCTAGGAGCCCATTCCAGCCGGGGATGGGAGCTGGAGGGCTGTG CTGGAAGTGAGGCAGCAGGATGCCTTCTGGATGATAGTCTGACCAATATTCACTGGTTAGGAAAGATGAGTTCTGATGGATTGGGTTCCTGCAGCATCAAGCAAGagatagaggagaaagagaatcgTCATCTGGAGCAAAGTCAAGTCAAG GTGGAAGAACCCCCGGTTGCATCAACTTCCTGGCAGGATTCTGTATCGGAAAGACCACCTTATTCCTACATGGCCATGATCCAGTTTGCCATAAATAGCACTGAGCAGAAATGCATGACCTTGAAAGACATCTATACCTGGATTGAGGATCACTTTCCCTATTTTAAACACATCGCCAAACCGGGCTGGAAG aATTCCATCCGCCACAATCTTTCTCTACATGACATGTTTGTTCGGAAGACATCTGCCAATGGCAAGGTATCCTTTTGGACCATTCACCCCGATGCCAATCGCTATTTGACACTGGACCAAGTGTTTAAG CAACAGAAACGGCCCATCCCTGACCTCCACAGAAACCTGGGCATCAAAGCTGAGCTCCCCTTGAGTGCAC GACGGAAGATGAAGCCACTACTACCAAGGGTCAACTCATATCTAGTACCAATCCAGTTCCCAGTGAACCAATCCCTGGTGTTGCAGCCTTCGGTGAAGGTGCCATTACCCCTGGCTGCCTCTCTCATGAGTTCAGAGCTTGTCCGTCATAGCAAGCGGGTACGCATTGCCCCTAAG GTGCTTCTAGCTGAGGAGGgactttctcccttttcctcttctggaTCATTAAAAGAAGAACAAACCCTACCTGGGGAAGGGCTATCTCCTTTGTTTCGGGCTCAGTCCATCAAAGAAGAAGATCTCCAGCCCATGGAAGAACTTTCCCAGTTTGCAAGACCCATAAAAGTGGAAAGCCCACCACTGGAAGAGTGGCCCTCACCTTTTCCAGTGGTCAAGGAAGAAGTACCACACCCTTGGCAGgacccttcccttcttcctgccTCTAGACCCAAGAAGACCTTCACAGGACTCAAGTCCCCACCACGAGGTGTCTCTGACATGCTCATAATCAAgcggagggaaaggagagagatgagcCGATCCAGAAGGAAACAGCACCTTATCCCTCCTTGCTTAGAAGAGCCAGAACTATTGTTCCCAGAAATCCCTGGACCCTCCAGACAAAATACAgatttccctttcctcccagAAGCATCAGAGCCCATCTCCCAACTCAGCCACTCTCAAGATGGAGGTCCTTTTAAAACACCAGTCAAGGAGATGTTATGCAAGCTACCCATTTCCTCCACACCCAGCAAAGCTGTTCTACCTATGACCCCAGACCCATGGAGGCTTACACCCCCAAATAAGGAAGCAGAGCTTGATTTCAGCCCCGTGCGTACCCCCCAGGGATCTTTTACCCTGCTGCCAGATTCCATGGGACTGCTAGATCTCAGCACTATCCCCCTGAAAAATGTTCCTCTCTTTGAGTCACCTCATGAGCTTCTTAATCCAGAGTCACTTGACCTGGTCTCTGACCCTTTCAATAGCTCTCCCACCCCAGATCCTGAAGCTCCCAAGCCTGGATCCCCTGAGGTGCATGTCTCCAGCCTTTCTGCTAACCGTTCACTAACTGAAGGTCTGGTTCTGGACACAATGAATGATAGCCTCAGCAAGATCCTGTTGGATATCAGTTTTCCTGGCTTAGAGGAAGATCCCCTGGGCCCTGACAATATTAGTTGGTCTCAGTTTATCCCTGAGTTATGGTAG
- the FOXM1 gene encoding forkhead box protein M1 isoform X1, with amino-acid sequence MMKTSPHRPLILKRRKLPLPIRDATGEGAKEEPKGTPAQKETGQMQPSKEVAEPDLQKFPTGIKIINHPTMPNTQVVAVPTNTDIQSIIAALTAKGKESGSSGPNKFILISSGRAPTNPPGSQPPNQGDEVAKRAEVVTESMGPKPTTRDVTLPRSLGAHSSRGWELEGCAGSEAAGCLLDDSLTNIHWLGKMSSDGLGSCSIKQEIEEKENRHLEQSQVKVEEPPVASTSWQDSVSERPPYSYMAMIQFAINSTEQKCMTLKDIYTWIEDHFPYFKHIAKPGWKNSIRHNLSLHDMFVRKTSANGKVSFWTIHPDANRYLTLDQVFKPLDPGSPTSSEHLESQQQKRPIPDLHRNLGIKAELPLSARRKMKPLLPRVNSYLVPIQFPVNQSLVLQPSVKVPLPLAASLMSSELVRHSKRVRIAPKVLLAEEGLSPFSSSGSLKEEQTLPGEGLSPLFRAQSIKEEDLQPMEELSQFARPIKVESPPLEEWPSPFPVVKEEVPHPWQDPSLLPASRPKKTFTGLKSPPRGVSDMLIIKRRERREMSRSRRKQHLIPPCLEEPELLFPEIPGPSRQNTDFPFLPEASEPISQLSHSQDGGPFKTPVKEMLCKLPISSTPSKAVLPMTPDPWRLTPPNKEAELDFSPVRTPQGSFTLLPDSMGLLDLSTIPLKNVPLFESPHELLNPESLDLVSDPFNSSPTPDPEAPKPGSPEVHVSSLSANRSLTEGLVLDTMNDSLSKILLDISFPGLEEDPLGPDNISWSQFIPELW; translated from the exons atgatgaaaactaGCCCCCATCGGCCCCTGATTCTCAAGAGACGGAAACTCCCCCTTCCTATCCGTGATGCCACAGGTGAAGGAGCAAAGGAGGAACCCAAAGGGACTCCTGCTCAGAAGGAGACTGGCCAAATGCAGCCATCCAAGGAGGTGGCAGAACCTGATCTTCAGAAGTTTCCAACAGGTATTAAGATCATCAACCATCCCACCATGCCAAACACCCAAGTGGTAGCAGTTCCCACCAACACAGATATACAAAGCATCATTGCAGCTCTAACCGCCAAAGGGAAAGAGAGTGGTAGCAGTGGGCCCAACAAATTCATCCTTATCAGCAGTGGACGGGCCCCTACCAATCCTCCAGGATCTCAACCTCCAAATCAAGGAGATGAAGTAGCCAAGAGAGCTGAAGTGGTTACTGAAAGCATGGGACCAAAACCTACGACTAGAGATGTGACCCTACCCAGATCCCTAGGAGCCCATTCCAGCCGGGGATGGGAGCTGGAGGGCTGTG CTGGAAGTGAGGCAGCAGGATGCCTTCTGGATGATAGTCTGACCAATATTCACTGGTTAGGAAAGATGAGTTCTGATGGATTGGGTTCCTGCAGCATCAAGCAAGagatagaggagaaagagaatcgTCATCTGGAGCAAAGTCAAGTCAAG GTGGAAGAACCCCCGGTTGCATCAACTTCCTGGCAGGATTCTGTATCGGAAAGACCACCTTATTCCTACATGGCCATGATCCAGTTTGCCATAAATAGCACTGAGCAGAAATGCATGACCTTGAAAGACATCTATACCTGGATTGAGGATCACTTTCCCTATTTTAAACACATCGCCAAACCGGGCTGGAAG aATTCCATCCGCCACAATCTTTCTCTACATGACATGTTTGTTCGGAAGACATCTGCCAATGGCAAGGTATCCTTTTGGACCATTCACCCCGATGCCAATCGCTATTTGACACTGGACCAAGTGTTTAAG ccactggacccagggTCTCCAACATCGTCTGAGCACTTGGAATCA CAGCAACAGAAACGGCCCATCCCTGACCTCCACAGAAACCTGGGCATCAAAGCTGAGCTCCCCTTGAGTGCAC GACGGAAGATGAAGCCACTACTACCAAGGGTCAACTCATATCTAGTACCAATCCAGTTCCCAGTGAACCAATCCCTGGTGTTGCAGCCTTCGGTGAAGGTGCCATTACCCCTGGCTGCCTCTCTCATGAGTTCAGAGCTTGTCCGTCATAGCAAGCGGGTACGCATTGCCCCTAAG GTGCTTCTAGCTGAGGAGGgactttctcccttttcctcttctggaTCATTAAAAGAAGAACAAACCCTACCTGGGGAAGGGCTATCTCCTTTGTTTCGGGCTCAGTCCATCAAAGAAGAAGATCTCCAGCCCATGGAAGAACTTTCCCAGTTTGCAAGACCCATAAAAGTGGAAAGCCCACCACTGGAAGAGTGGCCCTCACCTTTTCCAGTGGTCAAGGAAGAAGTACCACACCCTTGGCAGgacccttcccttcttcctgccTCTAGACCCAAGAAGACCTTCACAGGACTCAAGTCCCCACCACGAGGTGTCTCTGACATGCTCATAATCAAgcggagggaaaggagagagatgagcCGATCCAGAAGGAAACAGCACCTTATCCCTCCTTGCTTAGAAGAGCCAGAACTATTGTTCCCAGAAATCCCTGGACCCTCCAGACAAAATACAgatttccctttcctcccagAAGCATCAGAGCCCATCTCCCAACTCAGCCACTCTCAAGATGGAGGTCCTTTTAAAACACCAGTCAAGGAGATGTTATGCAAGCTACCCATTTCCTCCACACCCAGCAAAGCTGTTCTACCTATGACCCCAGACCCATGGAGGCTTACACCCCCAAATAAGGAAGCAGAGCTTGATTTCAGCCCCGTGCGTACCCCCCAGGGATCTTTTACCCTGCTGCCAGATTCCATGGGACTGCTAGATCTCAGCACTATCCCCCTGAAAAATGTTCCTCTCTTTGAGTCACCTCATGAGCTTCTTAATCCAGAGTCACTTGACCTGGTCTCTGACCCTTTCAATAGCTCTCCCACCCCAGATCCTGAAGCTCCCAAGCCTGGATCCCCTGAGGTGCATGTCTCCAGCCTTTCTGCTAACCGTTCACTAACTGAAGGTCTGGTTCTGGACACAATGAATGATAGCCTCAGCAAGATCCTGTTGGATATCAGTTTTCCTGGCTTAGAGGAAGATCCCCTGGGCCCTGACAATATTAGTTGGTCTCAGTTTATCCCTGAGTTATGGTAG
- the FOXM1 gene encoding forkhead box protein M1 isoform X2 — MMKTSPHRPLILKRRKLPLPIRDATGEGAKEEPKGTPAQKETGQMQPSKEVAEPDLQKFPTGIKIINHPTMPNTQVVAVPTNTDIQSIIAALTAKGKESGSSGPNKFILISSGRAPTNPPGSQPPNQGDEVAKRAEVVTESMGPKPTTRDVTLPRSLGAHSSRGWELEGCAGSEAAGCLLDDSLTNIHWLGKMSSDGLGSCSIKQEIEEKENRHLEQSQVKVEEPPVASTSWQDSVSERPPYSYMAMIQFAINSTEQKCMTLKDIYTWIEDHFPYFKHIAKPGWKNSIRHNLSLHDMFVRKTSANGKVSFWTIHPDANRYLTLDQVFKPLDPGSPTSSEHLESQQKRPIPDLHRNLGIKAELPLSARRKMKPLLPRVNSYLVPIQFPVNQSLVLQPSVKVPLPLAASLMSSELVRHSKRVRIAPKVLLAEEGLSPFSSSGSLKEEQTLPGEGLSPLFRAQSIKEEDLQPMEELSQFARPIKVESPPLEEWPSPFPVVKEEVPHPWQDPSLLPASRPKKTFTGLKSPPRGVSDMLIIKRRERREMSRSRRKQHLIPPCLEEPELLFPEIPGPSRQNTDFPFLPEASEPISQLSHSQDGGPFKTPVKEMLCKLPISSTPSKAVLPMTPDPWRLTPPNKEAELDFSPVRTPQGSFTLLPDSMGLLDLSTIPLKNVPLFESPHELLNPESLDLVSDPFNSSPTPDPEAPKPGSPEVHVSSLSANRSLTEGLVLDTMNDSLSKILLDISFPGLEEDPLGPDNISWSQFIPELW, encoded by the exons atgatgaaaactaGCCCCCATCGGCCCCTGATTCTCAAGAGACGGAAACTCCCCCTTCCTATCCGTGATGCCACAGGTGAAGGAGCAAAGGAGGAACCCAAAGGGACTCCTGCTCAGAAGGAGACTGGCCAAATGCAGCCATCCAAGGAGGTGGCAGAACCTGATCTTCAGAAGTTTCCAACAGGTATTAAGATCATCAACCATCCCACCATGCCAAACACCCAAGTGGTAGCAGTTCCCACCAACACAGATATACAAAGCATCATTGCAGCTCTAACCGCCAAAGGGAAAGAGAGTGGTAGCAGTGGGCCCAACAAATTCATCCTTATCAGCAGTGGACGGGCCCCTACCAATCCTCCAGGATCTCAACCTCCAAATCAAGGAGATGAAGTAGCCAAGAGAGCTGAAGTGGTTACTGAAAGCATGGGACCAAAACCTACGACTAGAGATGTGACCCTACCCAGATCCCTAGGAGCCCATTCCAGCCGGGGATGGGAGCTGGAGGGCTGTG CTGGAAGTGAGGCAGCAGGATGCCTTCTGGATGATAGTCTGACCAATATTCACTGGTTAGGAAAGATGAGTTCTGATGGATTGGGTTCCTGCAGCATCAAGCAAGagatagaggagaaagagaatcgTCATCTGGAGCAAAGTCAAGTCAAG GTGGAAGAACCCCCGGTTGCATCAACTTCCTGGCAGGATTCTGTATCGGAAAGACCACCTTATTCCTACATGGCCATGATCCAGTTTGCCATAAATAGCACTGAGCAGAAATGCATGACCTTGAAAGACATCTATACCTGGATTGAGGATCACTTTCCCTATTTTAAACACATCGCCAAACCGGGCTGGAAG aATTCCATCCGCCACAATCTTTCTCTACATGACATGTTTGTTCGGAAGACATCTGCCAATGGCAAGGTATCCTTTTGGACCATTCACCCCGATGCCAATCGCTATTTGACACTGGACCAAGTGTTTAAG ccactggacccagggTCTCCAACATCGTCTGAGCACTTGGAATCA CAACAGAAACGGCCCATCCCTGACCTCCACAGAAACCTGGGCATCAAAGCTGAGCTCCCCTTGAGTGCAC GACGGAAGATGAAGCCACTACTACCAAGGGTCAACTCATATCTAGTACCAATCCAGTTCCCAGTGAACCAATCCCTGGTGTTGCAGCCTTCGGTGAAGGTGCCATTACCCCTGGCTGCCTCTCTCATGAGTTCAGAGCTTGTCCGTCATAGCAAGCGGGTACGCATTGCCCCTAAG GTGCTTCTAGCTGAGGAGGgactttctcccttttcctcttctggaTCATTAAAAGAAGAACAAACCCTACCTGGGGAAGGGCTATCTCCTTTGTTTCGGGCTCAGTCCATCAAAGAAGAAGATCTCCAGCCCATGGAAGAACTTTCCCAGTTTGCAAGACCCATAAAAGTGGAAAGCCCACCACTGGAAGAGTGGCCCTCACCTTTTCCAGTGGTCAAGGAAGAAGTACCACACCCTTGGCAGgacccttcccttcttcctgccTCTAGACCCAAGAAGACCTTCACAGGACTCAAGTCCCCACCACGAGGTGTCTCTGACATGCTCATAATCAAgcggagggaaaggagagagatgagcCGATCCAGAAGGAAACAGCACCTTATCCCTCCTTGCTTAGAAGAGCCAGAACTATTGTTCCCAGAAATCCCTGGACCCTCCAGACAAAATACAgatttccctttcctcccagAAGCATCAGAGCCCATCTCCCAACTCAGCCACTCTCAAGATGGAGGTCCTTTTAAAACACCAGTCAAGGAGATGTTATGCAAGCTACCCATTTCCTCCACACCCAGCAAAGCTGTTCTACCTATGACCCCAGACCCATGGAGGCTTACACCCCCAAATAAGGAAGCAGAGCTTGATTTCAGCCCCGTGCGTACCCCCCAGGGATCTTTTACCCTGCTGCCAGATTCCATGGGACTGCTAGATCTCAGCACTATCCCCCTGAAAAATGTTCCTCTCTTTGAGTCACCTCATGAGCTTCTTAATCCAGAGTCACTTGACCTGGTCTCTGACCCTTTCAATAGCTCTCCCACCCCAGATCCTGAAGCTCCCAAGCCTGGATCCCCTGAGGTGCATGTCTCCAGCCTTTCTGCTAACCGTTCACTAACTGAAGGTCTGGTTCTGGACACAATGAATGATAGCCTCAGCAAGATCCTGTTGGATATCAGTTTTCCTGGCTTAGAGGAAGATCCCCTGGGCCCTGACAATATTAGTTGGTCTCAGTTTATCCCTGAGTTATGGTAG